In Lathyrus oleraceus cultivar Zhongwan6 chromosome 2, CAAS_Psat_ZW6_1.0, whole genome shotgun sequence, the DNA window GAACTTACCCATATCCGCGTTAGTAAGAGCAACCTATTTTATGTTAGGGTAACTGTTCGCGATCAGAGGTTCAACGTGGAGTTGAGTATTAGAATCGGGGGAGTTGTTCAATGAAAGTTGTGTGAAATTTTTGAAGGAGGAAACTTCCAAAACTAACACACATGTGGCTACAATTTCTGACAGTCGTCGAGGTTGATTAAGTGTGCATGAGACAATGAACCATAATGTGGGGATGCCAAGGGGATACTATCGGATCcaactagatagaggttggtgcaACTGCAGAAAGTTTCAAGCCTTTTGTATGCCTtactcccatgtcattgcggcatgttcaAATGTTTGAATATGACCTTTCCAAGCATTTATCAGTCATCTACAAAGTTATAAACGTATTCAATATGTACAATAATAACTTCCCGGTGTTAGCAAAGTAGAAATATTTGCCTACATATCAAGGGGGCATCTTTTGGCACAACGAAAATATACAAAGGAAGAAAAATGGTCTCCCTAACAACACGCGTATTAGAACAGAAATTGATACGATTGATAAAATGGTAAGATCATGTGGTACATGTTGTCAACCCGGACACAATCGGAAAGATTGTCCCAATGTTAGAGCAACCTCCACAACATAATTATTTTATGCACTCTTGATATGTAATTTATTTTTTGTAACCGTAAAATTTCATATTGAATAcaactttttgttacaacaaaACGAAAACAAACACATTAGAAAACAAAAACACGAAGAACAAAAAAAGGACTTAATACTATAACTTATCTAAGAGATTACAACCAATAATTTCAAAACCGAATTAAACCGGTCGATTCAACCGGTTGTTGGACCGGGAACCAGAGATGAATTTGATTGGATCAACCTTTCAAAATTGTTAGTGGGTCAAAACCGAAGTAAAACCGAAAAACCGGATTGAACCGTCCAAAATCATTCAAGCAAAAAACCGGAGCCGTTTTTGTAAAACCGTCTCGttcaaaaaaaatcatcaaatcaactatttttaatttttttttaatatatcAATATCAAAACTTATGCTATGTTTGGATATCATAAAATAATCGAAGCGAAATGGAGTGGAGTGAAGCGGAGTGGGAGGGAACGGAATGGAGCGGAACAAATGTCTCATTCCATTGTTTGAAAATTTTAGAACGAAATTAGACAAATTATTCATTCCGCCCCAAATAGGAGGAAAATAAATATGGTTGTAAGTGATGGAATTGAATGGAATCCATGTCACTCCATTCCGCTCCACTCCATAGAATTTTAAATAATCCAATGAAATATCATTCCACTCCATCTCATTCTGCTCTGCTCCATCCTATTCCATCAATCCAAACAAAATTTTAACCTACATTTTTGAATAACAAAAAAGAATTTAATGTGTTGATTAAATTTAAAgaatataatatttatttataatattaataatagggagtaatcttttcattttttaaaacagGAATATACTTTTTTCAACATACAATTTTTGTTGATTTGAATTTTTATAAGTCTTGCTAAATTTATGAAGGGAAAACATAGAAGTTAAAGatttttatgaatattttttttTGGATTTATCCTCGTTCACATATTACATTAAACTAATATTTATAGTAAGGAATAATTTAAAAGATTGAGTGTCTTTTGATATtcattttatttaaattttttttacatatatTTTTAATATTTCAGAATGAAATAATCTTCAATACTATTGCTAACATATGTGACCCATATACATTGTATTTTAACAAATCCCAAAAAAAAATAAGGGTGTTgaataaaaaaattgattaattCAACTATAAATTATCCGCCACCAACAATAAATTATAAACTATCAATATTCAACCATGAGTCATAGAATATAAGCTATCAGCTAATAGCTATTTTTAACAAACAAAGCTTAAATGTATTTGATATAAAATTTGAGCCAGATTCATTAAAAATTAAAAGTAATTTAAATgttttaaattatattttattttgaatGAAGAAATGTTTAAAAAATTGACTCAGATCCAAGACCTAATTAAGGGGGTGGTTGGTGgtcaaattaaaaaaatactaatTAAAGTGAATAACTAACGTGAATAAAATCAAATGAAGCAAAATCTTACCCTCTTAGCCATTTTTATAAGCAACCATTTCTTTTTAGATTCATTCAATAATTAATGTATCTGATATATAATAATTATTAGATACATCGTttattcaataaatttaaaagatTATAGGTATTAAATTAGATTAAACcaaatattttaatttaaaaaaagtTCTAAAAATACAATATCACTCCAGAAAGAGAAAATGGATGGTGCATTGACAGCgtatattatttttataatatcattaaactctttaagaaaacaaaaaatatcttaaacaaaattaatttttcatgtctattaaatatttttttgtttaGTTTTCTTCGGGAATAAAGATAAAGATCtgattaatattatttttattttctatatttagatttaaattttttatttttattttaaaattttataatctttttttttttaattttataaaaagacatcattttaactttaaaaaaagaaaataaacataaatttgtttgatttaaaaaaatttCGACGCACAAACCGATTATGACATATGATCATACGATCAATCTAATAATCAATTTAGACTAATTCCCTTTCTAAATTACGGTTCGATCCGTTGACTCATCGGTCTAAACTAGATTTAGAATCACCttaaaaaattctaaaaatataATATTTACATACTATTTGTACAAAATAAATCATACATGCATTTAACCACCACATGTCTTCAAATTGAAATTTAAAAACATATTCCAAAAATAAATAAGATtataatataattttattcaACGTATCTGCATAAAATAAAGAGGTATCGTCTGATTTAGTAATAATGAATGTCATATTCTATATTTTAGATTATCGTTTATTATTATTCCTATTTTATATTTTGTTAAAAAAAGCACATTCCAAAATTTCCATGTATGGCAGCGAATAAACCCTAGTTTTCATAAGGTGTATGTGGCGACACGTTTTGCGTAGACGCAGCAACCAGTAGCCGCATCAACTCCCATTTTCTCGCTTTCTTCTCCTTACACGCTATTTTAATTTTTAACAAACCCTAAATTCACatttctaattttatttttaacTTATCCGTTTATGCAACATTGAGTCAGCACCAACGTTTTGTTAAATCCAACGCTCATTATTCCGCCACGTGTCCGATTCTTTCACGATAAATTGAATTTCTCACGTGTGTAGAACTATAAATACCGTTTCTGTTACCCATCACTTTCTTCAATTTCATTCTCATTCTTTGCTTTCGATTTTTTCTTCCATCAATGGCTTTTAGAAAAACCCTTGCTCGACGTCTCTTTAATATCACCAAAATCTCGTCGCAGAATCTCACGAATTGTCGCATTTCGTCTTCCTCCGTTCGTGGAGGCGGTTCAACGGCGGCGAGTGACTCCGATGTTTCTCCGGAGAAGGGAGAGAGTGGAATATTCAGGAGGTTTATTCACAAACGGACCGGGTTTGAACCGAAGCAAACCGGGTTGAAATCGGAGCTTCGTCAGAATCAGATGAATGGGAGGAACATAGTGGATAAGCTGAGAGAGATGGACATTGCTCGGAATCGCATTCGGTTGGGCGGGCTGAAGCCTCTGCCGGAGAAGACGGAACTGGACGGTGTTAGCGCCGGTGATGTGAAGAAGTTGTTGAAAGTGGCGCAGTTGGAATCGGTGAAAGCGAGGTTGAGGGGTTCTGCGAAAAGCTGCATAACGGTTTCTGAGTTGGTTAGGATCTGTTCTGAATATTGCTCGGATTATGATCAAGCGGTTAAGATTGCAAAGACGCTGGATGATTCTGCGGCTGTGATTATTCTTGGAGATGTAGTTTTTCTTCAACCGGAGCAGGTAAATTCTTTATTTCTCTATTTTATTTCGGTTTATTCAATTCTgagttttattttatttaattaaaaaagtttcatttcatgttttttttttttttgtttattattACTGGGTTGTGTTTTAATTTATGGGTTAGGTGGAACGATGGAATCAAAGATAGGTTCATTTCATTCATTTGGATTGGAAAATACCGAAAACTGATCATCTTTTTATGATTATTTCCCACAGGAAATTGAAACTTTGTTGTTTCACAAAAGTGTTACAGGAAGATGGTAAAATAGAGCTTTAAAGGATTGCTCGCAAGAACTTTCATTCCTCACATATTATTCACTCGATTTTATAATTATTCACAAGGGCTTCACTATTAGGAAATTTAGTTTTTTTAAGAGTTTTTTCATAGTTTAGTTCAATTAGGATTAGAAATTATACAATTAGTATTACAATAGGATTAGAAATTATACAATTAGTATTACAATAGGATTAGAATGTTATATGCGGCAGTTTTTGAGATTTCCGCAATTATAAATATTGGCCGATATCGTGGATTTTCTGCCATAATTCACTATAACGGCGGCGCCGCAAAGTGGCTGGTATGGCGGGGCTTTGGCACTATGGTGATACGCAATTGGGGTTTGGTGTTTAGAGTTTTATAATTTTGTTCTTATACGTTCCTTATAGGTAGATAGAATTGTTAAGTGTTTCAAATTCACAATAAGTTTGTCTAATTGCTATAGTAGAGACCAAAAGTAGAAAGGAAGAGAAAAGTTAGATAAATTTTACCCAAATTCTGTAAAATTTTGTGATACAGGTTGCAAAAACAATCCAAAGTCTGCTTCCTACACCAGGATCAAAGGTACCGGAATCAATAAGAAAAGAATACGAAGAAATGGAGAAGAAGAAACTAGCCATTGACAACAAAGCCAATGCTTTAGTTCGCCGCGAGCTCTGGGGAGGTTTGGGTTTCCTCATTGTACAAACAGTGGGATTCATGAGACTCACCTTTTGGGAGCTGACTTGGGATGTAATGGAACCAATTTGCTTTTATTTAACATCCATGTACTTCATGGCTGGTTACACATTCTTTCTCAGGACCGCGAGAGAGCCTTCATTCGAAGGTTTCTATGAGGCTCGTTTCAGCTCGAAGCAGAAGCGTCTTATCAAGCTTTACAATTTTGACATTGAAAGGTACAATAAGCTTAAGGATGTTTGTTCTCCAACCATTCC includes these proteins:
- the LOC127120293 gene encoding calcium uniporter protein 2, mitochondrial; the protein is MAFRKTLARRLFNITKISSQNLTNCRISSSSVRGGGSTAASDSDVSPEKGESGIFRRFIHKRTGFEPKQTGLKSELRQNQMNGRNIVDKLREMDIARNRIRLGGLKPLPEKTELDGVSAGDVKKLLKVAQLESVKARLRGSAKSCITVSELVRICSEYCSDYDQAVKIAKTLDDSAAVIILGDVVFLQPEQVAKTIQSLLPTPGSKVPESIRKEYEEMEKKKLAIDNKANALVRRELWGGLGFLIVQTVGFMRLTFWELTWDVMEPICFYLTSMYFMAGYTFFLRTAREPSFEGFYEARFSSKQKRLIKLYNFDIERYNKLKDVCSPTIPPMFDSSFALTVGNSSQHH